A genomic region of Methanobacterium sp. SMA-27 contains the following coding sequences:
- a CDS encoding chitobiase/beta-hexosaminidase C-terminal domain-containing protein gives MKDLKKYTIFLSIICTMAIILSGSVAAQSIMPSNNNTALHVINHNGARMNDSNNNTYTFFPGIGSGGLNAVKITDNSSNPSTGKVIFTNSQSGAFYTAYTGGKGYADNGILMLAVNGTLPDNFQVNIKANGYQWIPIGGNPSIYTYNSTTLDETFYKSDFIYGLQTWKPFYSANYPLFEKQDMTNTTNTFNIMLIDLYAGMLNNNDLIDKGTIKIQYSFQNLPIGSLGTFNIFAFTNAAGNQPVGVGWTNAVNNINGASTTTSGYNVNGNSPKTPTYIIVSPAKGIKGDNINLIAKLTDNNNQPLIGKTIKFSIDGTNIGNAVTNTIGIATLSYKILQNKGTYTILTEFLQDNTYATSSSTNNLNIDHTPTKIIINPIIGFKGKITNLIAKLTDNNNQPLIDKIVKFRVSGITIGSARITNTSGIATLNYILTQNSGTYIILAEFLQDNTYATSNNTNRLIVDNTSPKASVTPLGGIYNTTKTVIIKMNKTGIIYYTLNGRNPTMNNTKYTKPITITSSKILKYIAVDLAGNKSPIYTQNYTIDKNTPKVITTSPQKNANRVPLLSPIFVTFSEKLLNGINFNKIYIKNLNTCKTVHITKKLEKNILTLKQIRSRLHNDEYYVYIPKGAFKDRAGNLSIEYSYKFKTQ, from the coding sequence TTGAAAGATTTGAAAAAGTACACAATATTCCTATCGATAATATGCACAATGGCAATTATCCTTTCAGGAAGTGTTGCAGCACAAAGCATCATGCCAAGTAATAATAATACCGCCTTGCATGTAATAAATCATAATGGGGCCAGAATGAATGATAGTAATAATAATACTTATACATTCTTCCCTGGAATTGGAAGTGGGGGATTAAATGCGGTGAAAATAACAGATAACTCATCTAATCCTTCAACTGGAAAAGTCATTTTTACTAATTCTCAAAGTGGTGCATTTTATACAGCATACACCGGAGGAAAAGGTTATGCTGATAACGGGATTTTGATGCTAGCAGTAAACGGCACTTTACCGGATAATTTCCAAGTAAATATCAAAGCAAATGGATACCAATGGATACCAATAGGAGGCAATCCTTCGATTTATACGTATAACTCTACAACTCTTGATGAAACATTCTATAAATCAGATTTCATCTACGGGCTACAAACATGGAAACCTTTCTATTCTGCTAATTATCCATTATTCGAAAAGCAAGACATGACAAATACGACAAATACTTTCAACATTATGTTAATTGACTTATATGCAGGAATGCTAAATAATAATGATTTAATCGATAAGGGAACTATAAAAATACAATATTCATTCCAAAATTTACCAATTGGAAGTTTAGGAACATTTAATATTTTTGCATTCACAAACGCTGCTGGTAATCAACCTGTAGGAGTTGGATGGACCAACGCAGTAAATAATATTAATGGAGCTTCAACAACAACATCAGGGTACAATGTAAATGGTAATAGTCCTAAAACTCCAACATATATCATTGTAAGCCCTGCAAAGGGGATAAAAGGGGATAATATAAACCTAATCGCAAAACTTACAGACAACAACAACCAACCCCTAATCGGTAAAACAATAAAATTCAGCATAGACGGAACCAATATAGGTAACGCTGTAACTAACACTATAGGAATCGCAACACTATCATACAAAATCCTACAAAACAAAGGAACATACACAATACTTACAGAATTCCTACAAGACAACACATACGCAACAAGCAGTAGCACAAACAACTTAAACATAGACCACACACCAACAAAGATCATTATAAATCCAATAATTGGTTTTAAAGGAAAAATAACAAACTTAATTGCAAAACTTACAGACAACAACAACCAACCCCTAATTGATAAAATCGTTAAATTCAGAGTTAGTGGAATAACAATAGGCTCGGCAAGAATTACAAATACATCAGGAATCGCTACATTAAACTATATCCTAACACAAAACAGCGGAACATATATAATACTCGCAGAATTCTTACAAGACAACACATACGCAACAAGCAACAACACAAACAGATTAATTGTAGATAATACCTCCCCTAAAGCGTCAGTTACACCACTTGGCGGCATATACAACACTACTAAAACAGTTATCATAAAAATGAATAAAACTGGAATAATCTATTACACTTTAAATGGAAGAAACCCTACAATGAACAACACAAAATATACAAAACCTATCACAATCACTTCAAGCAAAATTCTAAAGTATATAGCAGTAGATCTAGCTGGAAACAAATCTCCAATATATACACAGAATTATACTATAGATAAAAATACACCAAAAGTAATTACAACTTCACCACAGAAAAATGCAAACAGAGTACCATTATTATCACCAATATTTGTCACATTTAGCGAAAAACTCCTGAATGGAATAAACTTTAACAAGATCTACATCAAAAACTTAAACACATGTAAAACAGTTCATATAACAAAAAAACTAGAAAAAAACATATTAACATTAAAACAAATAAGAAGTAGACTACATAACGACGAATACTATGTTTACATACCGAAAGGAGCCTTCAAAGATCGTGCAGGGAATTTATCTATAGAGTATTCATACAAATTCAAAACTCAGTAA
- a CDS encoding Ig-like domain-containing protein, whose amino-acid sequence MFGFAVASGNESIGVGWTNAVNINNLSSTSASGYYINEYAKIPTKIVVNTTMGYKGKIVNLIAKLKDNENTPISSETVKFSVNGIFVGNTITDASGIATLPYTITQNSGIYTILTQFLENTIYTTSNNTNNLNIDPTPTNIIMNPIIGFKGKIVNLIAKLKDNNNQPLSNKTIKFSIYGTNIGNGVTNTLGIAKLPYTILQNKGTYTILAEFLQNNTYATSKNTTKLTVDNTAPSASATQKGGYYNTTTIVILKMSEIGTIYYTLNSTNPNINSSKYITKLLITSNKTLKYLAIDLAGNKSPIYSQIYFIDKIAPKVSLTSPTNNAVRVSLTSPITIKFSENIAAGINYSKIYVKNLNTGKIISTTKILSFNTLIIKMSSRSHNTTYVVYLPSNSIKDKSGNNLNISFNFKFKTL is encoded by the coding sequence ATGTTTGGTTTCGCAGTTGCTTCTGGAAATGAGTCTATTGGAGTTGGATGGACTAATGCCGTAAATATAAATAATCTATCGTCAACATCAGCCTCAGGTTATTACATCAATGAATATGCTAAAATACCAACTAAAATTGTAGTTAATACAACAATGGGTTATAAGGGAAAAATAGTAAACTTAATTGCAAAACTCAAAGATAATGAAAATACTCCTATAAGCAGTGAAACTGTAAAATTTAGTGTAAATGGAATATTTGTTGGAAATACAATCACAGATGCATCAGGAATCGCAACTCTTCCATATACCATAACGCAAAACAGTGGAATATACACCATACTAACACAATTTTTAGAAAACACTATATACACAACAAGTAACAACACAAACAACCTAAACATAGATCCCACACCTACAAATATTATTATGAACCCAATAATTGGTTTTAAAGGAAAAATTGTAAACTTAATTGCAAAACTCAAAGACAATAACAACCAACCCCTAAGTAACAAAACAATAAAATTCAGCATATATGGAACTAATATAGGTAACGGGGTGACAAATACACTAGGAATTGCAAAACTACCATACACCATCCTACAAAACAAAGGAACATACACAATACTCGCAGAATTCCTACAAAACAACACATACGCAACAAGTAAAAACACAACCAAGCTTACAGTAGATAATACGGCACCATCCGCATCAGCTACACAAAAAGGGGGTTATTACAATACTACTACAATTGTTATTTTAAAAATGAGTGAGATTGGAACTATTTATTATACATTAAATAGTACTAATCCAAATATTAATAGTTCTAAATATATTACAAAACTTTTAATTACATCTAATAAAACCTTAAAATATCTTGCTATAGATTTAGCAGGTAATAAATCTCCAATATATTCACAGATTTATTTCATTGATAAAATTGCTCCTAAGGTTTCTTTAACCTCTCCTACAAATAATGCCGTCAGAGTGTCTTTAACTTCACCCATAACCATCAAGTTCAGTGAAAACATTGCTGCTGGAATAAATTATTCCAAAATTTACGTTAAAAATTTGAATACTGGTAAAATTATATCTACGACAAAAATCTTATCTTTTAACACTTTAATTATCAAAATGAGCTCTAGATCACACAATACCACTTATGTAGTTTATCTACCCTCAAATTCTATAAAAGATAAATCAGGGAATAACCTAAATATATCATTCAATTTTAAATTCAAAACTTTATAA
- the fwdF gene encoding tungsten-dependent formylmethanofuran dehydrogenase subunit FwdF — MVTINREGKENRSLTHKNDKCVGCSICSDICPTKSIKLGPILPIARGLLQMDYININKDLCVLCGLCASVCPFEALDFILDNKNSRELDNYPKWENEACINEEECIYCGNCVKACPTEAIYLNRKLPKVEDLVRGEAEIDLNKCIYCRMCRDMCPAKAITIQENEINSSKQTIANDIEINKSKCIYCGICKRICPEDAIKIVCTTCMERDMIETPEVKGEIILDEDKCITCGWCEDICPVDAATVIKPFEGEVNINEDESICKGDSCHACVDVCPCNAIAIVDNKSAVNPNMCTLCGACLKACPQKIIEVKRTDMKLNNIRSKSWNKVLGSLIDNQF; from the coding sequence ATGGTAACTATAAACAGAGAAGGGAAAGAAAATCGGTCTCTAACCCATAAAAATGATAAATGTGTTGGATGCAGTATATGTTCAGACATTTGTCCTACAAAATCTATTAAATTAGGCCCAATATTGCCTATAGCCCGTGGGTTGCTACAAATGGATTACATTAATATAAACAAAGATTTATGTGTCCTTTGTGGACTTTGTGCATCCGTATGTCCTTTCGAAGCATTAGATTTCATTTTAGACAACAAAAACTCGAGAGAATTGGATAACTATCCTAAATGGGAAAATGAAGCCTGCATAAATGAAGAAGAATGTATTTATTGTGGAAACTGTGTGAAGGCTTGTCCTACAGAAGCAATATATTTAAACAGGAAACTGCCTAAGGTTGAGGATCTAGTGAGGGGAGAAGCTGAAATAGACCTTAATAAATGCATCTATTGCCGAATGTGTAGGGATATGTGCCCCGCTAAAGCCATAACAATCCAAGAAAATGAAATAAACTCTAGCAAACAAACCATTGCAAATGATATTGAAATAAATAAATCCAAATGCATCTACTGCGGTATCTGTAAGAGGATCTGTCCGGAAGATGCAATAAAAATAGTATGTACGACTTGTATGGAAAGGGATATGATAGAAACCCCTGAAGTTAAAGGAGAAATTATTTTAGATGAAGATAAATGCATAACATGTGGTTGGTGCGAGGATATATGCCCTGTAGATGCGGCAACAGTTATAAAACCGTTTGAAGGCGAAGTTAATATCAATGAAGATGAATCAATATGTAAAGGAGATTCATGTCATGCATGTGTCGATGTATGCCCTTGTAATGCCATTGCCATAGTTGATAATAAATCTGCAGTAAATCCGAATATGTGCACATTATGCGGAGCTTGTTTAAAAGCTTGTCCTCAGAAGATTATTGAAGTAAAACGTACCGATATGAAACTGAATAATATACGATCTAAATCTTGGAATAAAGTTCTAGGAAGTTTGATTGACAATCAATTTTGA
- a CDS encoding ferredoxin, giving the protein MSVIINTEKCGKIENCPGEGLCIKICEQGALVEKENDICIIDEKCDDCDLCIQNCPNQAISKD; this is encoded by the coding sequence ATGTCAGTTATAATAAACACAGAAAAATGCGGTAAAATAGAAAACTGTCCCGGTGAAGGTTTATGCATAAAAATTTGTGAACAGGGCGCTTTAGTTGAAAAAGAAAATGATATATGCATTATAGATGAGAAATGTGATGATTGCGATTTATGCATACAAAATTGCCCAAATCAAGCTATATCCAAAGATTAA
- a CDS encoding DUF2097 domain-containing protein: MKTEKKTATCTEICEYVEKEVKPGDIVRLSLGRCYIPGEVITNNEGVLQIDIESDMIKGLSCIDIEKLKDFIVEIEHECKDSCCVIEAKDD, from the coding sequence ATGAAGACAGAAAAGAAAACCGCTACATGTACTGAAATATGTGAATACGTTGAAAAAGAAGTTAAACCCGGAGATATTGTAAGGCTTTCCCTTGGACGCTGTTACATACCCGGAGAAGTCATTACAAATAACGAGGGAGTCCTTCAGATAGATATTGAAAGTGATATGATAAAAGGTTTAAGCTGTATTGATATTGAAAAATTGAAAGATTTCATAGTTGAAATTGAACATGAATGTAAAGACAGTTGTTGTGTAATTGAAGCCAAAGATGATTAA
- a CDS encoding TOBE domain-containing protein, with amino-acid sequence MHGSKDGPQYRLKFDDKIMLLNNKKFKLLKYIDECGSIMKASKKVEIPYRSSLKYIENLEKDIDATIVSTKRGGKGGGGESKLTNEGKFILKEYRKVESILKMHEDVNEIESKILDVDEKNKIAYIKLNNEKVILPLRGNFNIGDRVLVLISPEDIFIMLEPQESSVRNIFKGKITSMKLKNNLIRLNVNLGEVNFFVDVTEYAREQLNLTLGKNVFIGFKAAAISMVKI; translated from the coding sequence ATGCATGGATCAAAAGATGGGCCGCAATACCGATTGAAATTTGATGATAAGATAATGTTATTGAATAATAAGAAATTTAAGCTTTTAAAATATATTGATGAATGTGGTTCGATTATGAAAGCTTCTAAGAAAGTGGAAATACCTTATAGAAGCTCTTTGAAATATATTGAAAATCTTGAAAAAGATATAGATGCTACAATTGTCTCCACAAAAAGAGGGGGGAAAGGTGGTGGAGGAGAAAGTAAACTAACTAATGAAGGTAAATTTATTCTTAAGGAATATAGGAAAGTTGAGAGTATTTTAAAGATGCATGAAGATGTTAATGAAATTGAAAGTAAAATTTTGGATGTTGATGAAAAAAATAAAATAGCTTACATAAAACTAAATAACGAAAAAGTAATTCTTCCACTTAGAGGGAATTTTAATATTGGAGACAGAGTTTTAGTTTTAATTAGCCCGGAAGATATATTTATAATGTTAGAACCTCAAGAATCAAGTGTTCGAAATATTTTTAAAGGCAAAATAACCAGTATGAAACTTAAAAACAATTTGATAAGGTTAAATGTAAATTTAGGTGAAGTTAATTTTTTTGTAGATGTAACTGAGTATGCCCGAGAGCAGCTCAATCTTACATTAGGTAAAAATGTTTTTATAGGTTTTAAGGCTGCTGCAATATCGATGGTTAAAATTTAA
- a CDS encoding DUF128 domain-containing protein: protein MPQETDRKMMEILRILADREVVLGAKTIAEELKKKGYDLGERAVRYHMRILDEKGFTERIGYAGRQITNKGLKELEKGLIYDQVDFIFSKFEDMIYQTTLNPSDGTGKVIVNTSSFKYEKNVMEILKSVFKKGIAVSPYVKFLDTIPKEGGEVKLETVCGTTIDGMLLGKGIPVIPKYGGIVNVEDYIPTRFTELISYKKTSMTPLEAFTDKNMTSVLEVIDNGNGIIPANFRLIPKSARKNAVKIFENLQKLGIIGLLKIGNEGESVLGIPVDDNMVGIAVIGGIAPLCAAKEAGFDVNIKLAENTIEFGEMQSLVKPKPILKNTGPEIHGKVKFLLSKAWNLIYQVDFDLETHSGNVISNLSYIKTDELDDALDIFEEVMNTGPQYCTSKYFKIIPGKEAGQTGIATVCSLTLDGILVKNGVSTTPQYGGILESDGKKPRFIELTAYSGSSLDPHEIYIAKGMTSVLDAIKGSGRVLASLREIPYIARPSAVDVLEEVQDAGFSVLKIGKPSELVYNAKVERYHVGIVAPGGLNPIAALKEHGMDVEPKAVETLMKVSDMEEF from the coding sequence ATGCCACAAGAAACCGATCGTAAAATGATGGAAATTCTGCGTATTCTTGCTGATCGAGAAGTAGTTCTCGGAGCAAAGACAATTGCAGAAGAACTGAAAAAAAAAGGTTATGACCTCGGAGAGAGGGCAGTAAGATATCACATGCGTATCCTCGATGAAAAAGGATTTACAGAACGTATAGGGTATGCTGGAAGACAAATAACTAATAAGGGCCTTAAAGAACTTGAAAAAGGCCTAATTTATGATCAGGTAGATTTTATTTTCTCGAAGTTTGAAGACATGATATACCAAACTACATTAAATCCTTCAGATGGAACTGGAAAGGTTATTGTGAACACTTCATCATTTAAATACGAAAAAAATGTGATGGAAATTCTGAAATCTGTATTTAAAAAGGGGATTGCTGTAAGTCCTTATGTAAAGTTTCTAGACACTATTCCAAAGGAAGGTGGCGAAGTAAAACTTGAAACTGTCTGTGGAACCACCATTGACGGCATGCTTCTGGGTAAGGGAATTCCAGTTATTCCTAAATATGGAGGCATAGTTAATGTTGAGGATTATATTCCTACTAGGTTTACCGAACTTATTTCTTACAAGAAGACTTCTATGACTCCACTTGAAGCATTTACTGACAAGAATATGACATCAGTTCTAGAGGTTATTGATAATGGAAATGGTATTATACCTGCCAACTTCAGGCTTATACCAAAAAGTGCAAGGAAAAATGCGGTTAAGATTTTTGAAAATCTTCAAAAGTTAGGAATAATAGGATTACTCAAAATAGGTAATGAAGGAGAATCTGTGCTCGGAATACCAGTTGATGATAATATGGTCGGAATAGCTGTTATTGGCGGAATAGCACCACTTTGTGCAGCAAAAGAAGCAGGATTTGATGTTAATATTAAACTAGCCGAAAATACTATAGAATTCGGAGAAATGCAAAGCTTAGTTAAACCTAAACCCATTCTAAAAAATACAGGCCCTGAAATTCATGGAAAGGTGAAATTTCTACTTTCCAAAGCTTGGAATCTAATATATCAGGTGGATTTTGACCTTGAAACACACTCTGGAAACGTTATAAGCAACTTATCATACATTAAGACAGACGAACTTGATGATGCACTAGACATTTTTGAAGAGGTCATGAATACAGGTCCTCAATATTGTACCAGTAAATATTTCAAGATAATACCTGGAAAAGAAGCTGGTCAAACTGGAATAGCAACTGTGTGTAGTCTTACTCTCGATGGTATTTTGGTAAAAAATGGAGTATCAACCACACCTCAGTATGGGGGAATACTCGAATCAGATGGTAAAAAACCTAGGTTCATAGAACTTACAGCATACAGCGGTTCTTCATTAGATCCTCATGAAATTTATATTGCAAAGGGAATGACTTCTGTTTTAGACGCTATAAAAGGTTCAGGAAGAGTTCTAGCAAGTTTAAGGGAGATCCCTTATATAGCACGGCCATCAGCTGTTGATGTACTTGAAGAAGTTCAAGATGCGGGTTTTTCAGTTTTAAAGATTGGAAAACCAAGCGAATTAGTTTATAATGCAAAGGTTGAAAGATATCATGTTGGAATAGTTGCACCTGGAGGTTTAAATCCTATTGCTGCATTAAAAGAACATGGCATGGATGTAGAACCTAAGGCCGTTGAAACTTTGATGAAAGTGTCCGATATGGAAGAGTTTTGA
- the glnA gene encoding type I glutamate--ammonia ligase, giving the protein MQDKVGKVVQDIERCGTKFVRLQFVDIHGTPKNMAVPLAKPGDIEDILKDGLLFDGSSIEGFVDINSSDLIIKPDPDTFSTLPWRPEEKGVCRFICDIYWPDGTPFEGDPRNVLKKALAKVESKGYEYNVGPEPEFFIIGEDGDGNIIPHDDGVYFDVEPVDQGTDVRRELVLGLESLHFDVEVSHHEVGPGQHEIDFKFDDAMKTADAVITFKQAIKAIVDNLGYMVTFMPKPFFGVNGSGMHVHQSLFKNGKNIFYDPDGQDELSQEARYFIGGLLNHSKALSAIVAPTVNSYKRLVPGYEAPCYIAYGLKNRSTLVRIPASRGNGTRVEFRCPDPSCNPYLAFAAMLEAGMDGINNKMDPGAATEIDVFKLDAAGLESKGIETLPSSLWEAYHALENDDVVKSSLGDHVYNQFMDIKRKEWDDYRIQVFPYELNRYLMI; this is encoded by the coding sequence ATGCAAGATAAAGTAGGAAAGGTTGTTCAAGACATCGAAAGATGCGGCACAAAATTTGTTAGGTTACAATTTGTGGATATACATGGAACCCCAAAAAACATGGCAGTCCCATTGGCTAAACCCGGAGACATTGAAGATATACTTAAAGACGGATTATTGTTTGATGGTTCATCCATAGAAGGATTCGTTGACATTAATTCCAGCGATCTGATAATAAAACCCGACCCAGATACATTCTCAACTCTACCATGGAGACCTGAAGAAAAGGGTGTTTGCAGATTTATATGTGATATCTATTGGCCAGACGGAACCCCATTTGAAGGTGATCCAAGGAATGTGCTTAAAAAAGCACTAGCAAAAGTAGAGTCCAAAGGATATGAATACAATGTTGGTCCAGAACCTGAATTTTTCATCATTGGAGAAGATGGAGATGGAAATATCATCCCTCATGACGATGGTGTTTACTTCGATGTTGAACCAGTTGACCAGGGAACAGACGTTAGAAGGGAACTAGTTTTAGGATTAGAATCACTTCACTTTGATGTTGAAGTAAGTCACCACGAAGTAGGTCCAGGTCAGCATGAGATAGATTTCAAATTCGACGATGCAATGAAAACAGCAGACGCTGTAATAACATTCAAACAGGCTATAAAAGCCATCGTTGATAATCTAGGATACATGGTTACTTTCATGCCAAAACCGTTCTTCGGAGTAAATGGTAGCGGTATGCATGTCCACCAAAGTCTATTCAAAAATGGTAAAAACATCTTCTACGACCCTGATGGTCAGGATGAACTCTCTCAAGAAGCAAGATACTTTATTGGAGGATTACTCAATCATTCAAAGGCACTCTCAGCAATAGTTGCACCAACTGTAAACTCATACAAAAGATTAGTACCAGGTTACGAAGCACCTTGTTACATAGCCTACGGACTTAAAAATAGGTCAACACTTGTAAGGATCCCGGCATCCCGTGGTAACGGTACAAGGGTAGAATTCAGATGCCCAGATCCTTCATGTAATCCATACCTTGCATTTGCAGCAATGTTAGAAGCAGGAATGGATGGTATCAATAATAAAATGGATCCTGGAGCTGCTACCGAGATAGATGTGTTCAAACTTGACGCTGCAGGACTTGAGAGTAAGGGTATTGAAACTTTACCTTCAAGCCTATGGGAAGCATATCATGCATTAGAAAATGATGATGTTGTAAAATCCTCCCTTGGAGACCATGTTTACAACCAGTTCATGGATATCAAGAGGAAAGAATGGGATGATTACAGGATACAAGTATTCCCATACGAACTCAACAGATACTTGATGATCTAA
- a CDS encoding HesA/MoeB/ThiF family protein, protein MSGNYDERIYWEMIDRQKEILNKKEQLKLKNSTITVIGCGGIGGAAIEMLARMGVSNIRIVDKDKFDVSNINRQLMSSMDSVGREKTAVTKEIICSINSFVNVETFDTELNKDNVSEIIAGSKVIVDALDNLESRIITSRCALELDIPFVHGAIHGTMGQITTFTTETPSYEETFKLTSYQKDLNSEVLNELKKLTRAVPPVIGPIPNIVGCIQSFEVIKILTNRGNVITAPDVLIFDLMKKNPFSVIKF, encoded by the coding sequence ATGTCAGGAAATTACGATGAAAGAATATATTGGGAAATGATAGATCGACAAAAGGAAATTCTGAACAAAAAAGAACAATTAAAGCTTAAAAATTCTACAATAACAGTTATTGGCTGTGGAGGCATCGGCGGAGCTGCGATTGAGATGTTAGCCCGGATGGGTGTATCTAATATTAGAATAGTTGATAAAGACAAATTCGATGTTTCTAACATTAACAGACAGCTCATGAGCAGCATGGATAGTGTTGGTAGGGAAAAAACTGCAGTTACTAAGGAAATAATATGTTCAATAAACTCATTTGTTAATGTCGAAACCTTTGACACTGAATTGAATAAGGATAATGTCAGCGAGATCATTGCAGGTAGCAAAGTTATTGTTGATGCGCTCGATAACCTTGAATCTAGGATTATAACGTCCAGGTGCGCATTAGAATTAGATATACCATTTGTTCATGGTGCTATTCATGGCACTATGGGACAAATTACTACTTTTACCACGGAAACACCTTCTTATGAAGAAACTTTCAAATTAACGTCGTATCAAAAAGATCTAAATTCAGAAGTATTAAACGAATTAAAAAAGCTCACTAGAGCTGTTCCTCCCGTAATTGGGCCAATACCCAATATAGTTGGTTGCATTCAGTCATTTGAGGTTATTAAAATTTTAACTAACAGAGGAAATGTAATAACTGCACCTGATGTTTTGATTTTTGATCTAATGAAAAAAAACCCATTTTCAGTAATAAAATTCTAA
- a CDS encoding HPP family protein: MIKKLLTKDIMIEDIFVTSRNDLVAAAKLKMMRCNVGGLPVVDEGKLVGMITHRDVLLAGGEALVLKVEDLMSKDLMVAEKDTPIIEVTKIMADKGYQRIPVVDDGNLVGLITQSSLIRALAGID; this comes from the coding sequence ATGATAAAAAAGCTATTGACAAAGGATATCATGATTGAAGATATCTTTGTTACCTCGCGAAATGACTTGGTTGCAGCTGCAAAACTCAAAATGATGCGGTGTAACGTTGGAGGATTACCCGTCGTGGATGAAGGAAAACTTGTTGGGATGATAACACATAGAGATGTTCTTCTAGCAGGAGGCGAAGCATTAGTGCTTAAAGTAGAGGACTTGATGAGTAAGGATCTAATGGTTGCAGAGAAAGATACACCTATAATTGAAGTAACTAAAATAATGGCTGACAAAGGTTATCAGAGAATTCCTGTGGTAGATGATGGGAATTTAGTAGGCCTTATTACCCAGAGCAGTTTAATACGCGCACTAGCAGGTATTGACTGA